The Hahella sp. HNIBRBA332 genome window below encodes:
- a CDS encoding elongation factor P hydroxylase, whose translation MQLLFDGLFRETLNTVLVRGEGEPIYLPASATGGCNEIHFAHGFVNSALHEISHWCIAGEARRQLIDYGYWYEPDGRSAQRQAEFERVEVKPQALEWILAEACGVKFFISFDNLDGQGAAGEGAFKVAVHEQARRYLQEGLPPRAQQLLDCFLDTYIGRENFGLSLFALDKL comes from the coding sequence TTGCAGCTATTATTCGACGGTTTGTTCCGGGAAACATTGAATACAGTGCTGGTGCGCGGAGAAGGCGAGCCTATTTACTTGCCTGCTTCCGCAACGGGCGGATGCAACGAAATCCATTTTGCTCATGGCTTTGTGAACAGCGCTTTGCATGAGATTTCTCACTGGTGCATCGCTGGTGAAGCACGTCGCCAACTCATCGACTACGGGTACTGGTACGAGCCCGATGGCCGTAGCGCCCAGCGTCAGGCGGAGTTTGAGCGGGTTGAAGTGAAGCCGCAGGCGTTGGAGTGGATTCTGGCGGAAGCCTGTGGCGTAAAGTTTTTTATCAGTTTCGATAATCTCGACGGTCAAGGCGCCGCCGGGGAAGGGGCCTTCAAGGTCGCCGTTCATGAACAGGCGCGACGCTATCTGCAAGAAGGGTTGCCGCCGCGCGCCCAGCAACTTCTGGACTGTTTTTTGGACACGTACATAGGGCGGGAAAATTTCGGACTGTCTCTGTTTGCACTGGATAAGCTATGA